One part of the Dioscorea cayenensis subsp. rotundata cultivar TDr96_F1 chromosome 2, TDr96_F1_v2_PseudoChromosome.rev07_lg8_w22 25.fasta, whole genome shotgun sequence genome encodes these proteins:
- the LOC120273259 gene encoding uncharacterized protein LOC120273259, which yields MSNSLFLKFLGKAPPLEVVRRLLLEMWRGMGPFTVSDMSNGFFLIHCDKPEMVESVLWEGPWTIGGMVLQLTPWKNHFQPAFEKLHLAAVWVQLHHLPIEYWAAEILELVGEQFGRLLKVDDHIEKKISRAKFARICVEIDLSKPLKRGFWIGDEEHRSMVAVVYEKLPVFCFKYGLIGHGEDVCSTDISRSPGGGHGNGILEDASLQDQLHMQVDVDVEEGEALRSLLAAEGKDCPKEAEMAKEDDGQYGPWMVVQRRRGRGNSQFTGSDRKGEEGAQGDATWKGHLSSERQMSSVGRHVSTSSGVRSNRGGSRSMRGGHASRHRDDALLGMDQMSEERAPESNLDLPVGVPTDPGNGRVPAGEAVRTLDQAEIRVESDYLEIQKRRDKGKNIMEEPLLSQPILISSFGLRLEGGDRYVSPGSHGLRRKDSCHNNLMDRILDALQKPESVGVVAGETDNSSDRVESDKDMTLVQYQKEAKAEAVAKRGAVRAASKAKKGRNSSY from the exons ATGAGCAACAGTTTGTTTCTCAAGTTCTTGGGAAAAGCCCCTCCGTTGGAGGTGGTCCGGAGGTTGCTTCTGGAAATGTGGAGAGGGATGGGTCCGTTCACTGTGTCGGACATGTCAAATGGGTTTTTTCTCATCCATTGTGACAAGCCGGAGATGGTGGAGTCGGTGCTCTGGGAGGGACCCTGGACAATTGGTGGAATGGTGTTGCAACTTACTCCTTGGAAGAATCACTTTCAACCAGCGTTTGAGAAACTACATCTGGCGGCGGTGTGGGTGcaacttcatcatcttccaaTTGAATACTGGGCTGCGGAGATCTTGGAGCTTGTGGGAGAACAGTTCGGTAGGCTTTTGAAGGTCGATGatcacattgaaaaaaaaatctctcgaGCAAAGTTTGCTCGCATTTGTGTGGAAATAGATTTGTCCAAGCCATTAAAACGGGGGTTTTGGATTGGGGATGAGGAGCATCGTAGCATGGTGGCTGTGGTGTATGAAAAACTTCCAGTCTTTTGCTTTAAGTATGGTCTTATCGGTCATGGAGAGGATGTTTGCTCAACTGATATTTCTCGTTCCCCTGGAGGAGGTCATGGGAATGGGATACTGGAGGATGCGTCTCTTCAGGATCAGCTGCACATGCAAGTGGATGTGGATGTGGAAGAGGGGGAGGCGCTCCGATCTCTTCTTGCTGCGGAAGGAAAAGATTGTCCCAAGGAAGCTGAGATGGCGAAGGAGGATGACGGACAGTATGGACCGTGGATGGTGGTGCAACGCCGGCGGGGGAGGGGAAACAGCCAGTTTACTGGTTCGGACCGTAAGGGAGAGGAGGGAGCACAGGGTGACGCCACATGGAAGGGACACCTGAGTAGCGAGCGCCAAATGTCCTCTGTTGGTCGACATGTGTCTACCAGCTCTGGGGTTCGGTCTAATCGAGGGGGAAGCCGTTCGATGCGTGGGGGCCATGCTTCTAGGCATAGGGATGATGCTCTCCTCGGGATGGATCAAATGTCAGAGGAACGGGCTCCGGAGTCGAATCTTGATCTACCCGTTGGTGTCCCTACGGATCCTGGGAACGGTAGG GTTCCTGCTGGGGAGGCTGTTAGGACCCTGGACCAAGCGGAGATTCGAGTGGAGTCTGACTATTTGGAGATCCAAAAAAGAAGAGACAAAGGGAAGAATATTATGGAAGAGCCTCTCCTTTCACAACCTATCTTAATCTCCTCTTTTGGGCTGCGGCTTGAAGGAGGGGACAGATATGTGTCTCCGGGGAGTCATGGGTTAAGAAGGAAAGATTCTTGCCATAATAACCTTATGGATCGTATACTAGATGCTCTTCAAAAGCCTGAATCAGTCGGTGTGGTGGCTGGAGAGACGGATAACTCAAGTGATAGGGTGGAATCTGATAAGGATATGACCTTGGTTCAGTACCAGAAGGAAGCTAAAGCTGAGGCGGTAGCTAAGAGAGGAGCCGTGCGTGCAGCCTCGAAAGCCAAGAAAGGGAGAAATAGCTCATATTAA
- the LOC120280809 gene encoding transcriptional regulator TAC1-like — MEGGKKSETKVSSDEAESAEQVNDDAGTGRSYECMFCKRGFTTAQALGGHMNIHRKDRAKMRQPPTNLAKKTDASSSLGKDEGVRRPQELSLFNKDVPLSLSMRFDGGGLEDGGEKMKEGEEEVDLELRLGQHHEP; from the exons ATGGAAGGAGGGAAGAAGAGCGAAACAAAGGTGTCGAGCGATGAGGCTGAGTCAGCGGAGCAAGTGAATGATGATGCAGGGACCGGTCGGTCTTATGAGTGTATGTTTTGCAAGAGAGGGTTCACAACAGCACAAGCACTCGGCGGGCACATGAACATACATAGAAAGGATCGAGCGAAGATGAGGCAACCTCCGACTAATCTTGCGAAGAAGACAGA TGCATCTTCTTCTCTAGGGAAGGATGAAGGCGTTAGGAGGCCACAGGAGTTAAGTTTGTTTAATAAGGATGTTCCATTGAGTTTGAGCATGAGGTTTGATGGTGGAGGATTGGAAGATGGAGGGGAGAAGATGAAGGAAGGTGAAGAAGAGGTTGATTTGGAGCTAAGACTTGGTCAACATCATGAACCCTAA
- the LOC120278687 gene encoding transcriptional regulator SUPERMAN-like, with the protein MATPAPPLLPHLKEISIREIKEPTQNSLYYHDTTAQVSATTSALFVFPSFPNFYIVLCFLFSATQLSWRDLRQVQEIEISVESKVKEIWSHGCPSLSGGLLGGFSWPPRLYTCSFCHREFRSAQALGGHMNVHRRDRALLRHSSPWDPSCLTKPRPDLNLIPPPNPNPNPNSVNFSPHCHAASSKACAYTFPSLFSPLKSFTSSSSSSASSMEALQGSRPVKPLFRVGELKSFFDMDIEMYATDIDDDLDLELRLGPS; encoded by the coding sequence ATGGCCACTCCTGCTCCTCCATTACTTCCCCATCTGAAAGAGATATCAATAAGAGAGATAAAAGAGCCAACTCAAAACTCTTTATATTATCATGACACTACTGCTCAGGTGAGTGCCACTACTAGTGCTCTCTttgtttttccatcttttcccaacttcTACATTGTTCTGTGTTTCCTTTTTTCTGCAACTCAACTCTCATGGAGAGATTTGAGACAAGTTCAAGAGATAGAGATCAGTGTGGAAAGCAAGGTTAAGGAGATATGGAGCCATGGTTGTCCTAGTCTTTCTGGTGGTCTTCTTGGTGGTTTCTCATGGCCTCCAAGGTTGTATACTTGTAGCTTTTGTCACAGAGAGTTCAGGTCTGCTCAAGCTCTTGGTGGTCATATGAATGTCCATAGAAGGGATAGAGCTTTGTTGAGGCACTCTTCTCCTTGGGATCCTTCTTGTCTTACTAAGCCTAGGCCTGACCTTAACCTCATTcctcctccaaaccctaaccctaaccctaattctgtCAACTTCTCACCACATTGTCATGCTGCTTCTTCCAAGGCTTGCGCCTACACATTCCCATCCTTGTTTTCTCCTCTCAAAAGTTTcacttcttcttcctcatcttcGGCATCTTCAATGGAAGCTTTGCAAGGTTCTAGGCCAGTGAAGCCCTTATTTAGGGTTGGGGAGTTAAAGAGTTTCTTTGACATGGATATTGAGATGTATGCTACTGACATTGACGATGATTTGGATCTAGAGCTTCGTCTTGGTCCTTCATAA
- the LOC120278677 gene encoding CCR4-NOT transcription complex subunit 9-like, whose translation MAETETELRNGDPEEWEKRTLNLIKGSEIDQEFSALKSKKTGRKNRHKIKKMNKPMMLPCTLLEFMDDDLREAAIRYLSTFLIERREENMDNYDRAGFLIFHSFGTMTILLQEVVEFIWKMDNDPLEVRSIKRLANVLTMFQCVAANSETRQKFIDSSIPNFLIPLIQCTNEIELFDNIRAIALSVLGILCQAREPTVIKWAIESNMLDVCSYIIDKGSELTKVISMHILEAILQDSFGIQHICNPISDHILKALIRGWDQLVTLLAADQDFSPRLLFHIIRCYILLSTNKRGYNIVMENLPQAILNNSFKDMIEEFPVLKNLLDQLYKIMTN comes from the exons ATGGCGGAAACCGAAACAGAGCTCCGCAACGGCGATCCAGAGGAATGGGAGAAGCGAACCCTAAACCTAATCAAGGGCTCCGAAATCGATCAAG AGTTTTCGGCCCTGAAATCCAAGAAGACTGGACGAAAGAATCGGCACAAGATCAAGAAAATGAACAAGCCGATGATGCTTCCTTGCACCCTTCTTGAATTCATGGATGATGATCTCCGAGAGGCAGCAATTCGATATCTCAGTACTTTCTTGATCGAG agAAGAGAGGAAAATATGGACAATTATGACAGGGCTGGATTTCtgatttttcattcttttggtacaaTGACCATACTGTTGCAG GAAGTAGTGGAATTTATTTGGAAAATGGACAATGATCCACTGGAGGTACGATCAATCAAGCGCCTTGCAAATGTTCTGACCATGTTTCAG TGTGTCGCAGCTAACAGTGAGACCAGGCAGAAGTTTATTGATT CCTCTATACCAAACTTCTTGATTCCTTTGATCCAGTGTACAAATGAAATTGAACTATTTGATAATATCCGTGCAATTGCACTCTCAGTCCTTGGAATTTTATGCCAG GCCAGAGAACCAACTGTTATCAAGTGGGCCATAGAGAGTAATATGTTGGATGTTTGTAGTTACATTATTGATAAAGGAAGTGAGCTTACGAAAGTG ATTTCAATGCACATTCTTGAGGCTATACTTCAAGACAGTTTTGGGATACAACATATTTGCAATCCTATCAGTGATCATATACTGAAAGCACTGATCAGGGGATGGGACCAGCTG GTCACTCTCCTGGCAGCAGACCAAGATTTCTCACCTCGTCTTCTGTTCCATATCATCCGATGCTATATTTTGCTTTCTACTAACAAGAG AGGATATAACATTGTGATGGAAAACCTACCACAAGCCATCCTGAACAATTCTTTCAAGGATATGATAGAA GAGTTCCCAGTTCTCAAGAACTTGCTTGATCAACTGTACAAGATTATGACCAA CTAG